In Pseudobacter ginsenosidimutans, the following are encoded in one genomic region:
- a CDS encoding RagB/SusD family nutrient uptake outer membrane protein — translation MKRIIYSLLALSTLTGAVGCKKFLEKLPTDFVSPENYFKNETDVMTALAGVYDVMGKTNTYSRTMIFENDISDEGFNSLSSSPIDLSFNNFDASHGGINNMWNLLYQGINRANMFLQNIDNADLVMDEAKRKAAKGDALFLRAYYYFVLTSNWGDVPLRLKPPVDATDVNIGRTATATIMEQIVKDMEAAAELLPVSGTYAHNGRVTKSTAWGILARVNLKWAGEPLKNTDKFAEAKKWAEKVMDPANGHVLNPDYKQIFINHSADKYDIKECIWEVEFSKLSTGGQEEEGSIGVITGIPNSNKEFGYSYGALHVQASYYNSFEAGDLRRDWTINPFYYGTVGGVANSKVNYSASQIYNRCNAKWRREYETATPKNVNTSPINFPLLRYADVLLMYAEAENEVNGPTTEAYNAINAVRKRAFGLTLTTPPDPAVVYELTPGLDASDFRAAVRMERTHELGFEALRKFDLIRWGIYLSTMNVLGAQVNATAPAEWKLRASLAGVNAAERHLLLPIPSAEMSLNKALIQNPEW, via the coding sequence ATGAAACGAATCATCTATAGCCTGCTTGCTTTATCAACCCTCACCGGTGCTGTGGGTTGTAAGAAATTCCTCGAGAAACTGCCTACCGACTTTGTGTCGCCCGAAAACTATTTCAAGAATGAGACAGATGTTATGACCGCGCTCGCCGGCGTGTATGATGTGATGGGCAAGACAAACACGTACTCACGGACAATGATATTCGAAAATGATATCAGCGATGAAGGATTCAACTCTCTCAGTTCATCACCCATCGATCTTTCATTCAACAACTTCGATGCCTCCCACGGCGGTATCAATAACATGTGGAACCTGCTCTACCAGGGCATCAACAGGGCCAATATGTTCCTCCAGAATATCGATAACGCAGACCTGGTGATGGACGAAGCCAAACGAAAGGCCGCAAAAGGAGATGCACTTTTCCTGAGAGCTTATTATTATTTCGTGCTCACCAGCAATTGGGGTGATGTGCCGCTTCGCCTGAAACCGCCGGTGGACGCAACTGACGTGAATATCGGCCGTACTGCCACTGCTACAATCATGGAGCAGATCGTGAAAGATATGGAGGCTGCTGCAGAACTGCTGCCTGTTTCCGGTACCTATGCACACAATGGTCGCGTTACCAAATCAACCGCCTGGGGCATCCTCGCAAGAGTGAATCTCAAATGGGCAGGAGAGCCACTGAAGAATACGGATAAGTTTGCAGAAGCAAAGAAATGGGCAGAGAAAGTGATGGATCCCGCCAATGGCCATGTGCTCAATCCCGATTACAAACAGATCTTCATCAATCATTCCGCTGACAAATATGATATCAAAGAATGTATCTGGGAAGTGGAATTCAGTAAACTTTCCACTGGCGGTCAGGAAGAGGAAGGCTCCATCGGCGTTATCACAGGCATCCCCAACAGCAACAAGGAATTCGGTTACAGCTATGGCGCATTGCACGTGCAGGCCAGCTACTACAATTCCTTTGAAGCAGGTGACCTGCGCCGCGACTGGACCATCAATCCTTTCTACTACGGAACGGTGGGCGGTGTTGCCAACTCCAAAGTGAACTACAGTGCATCACAGATCTACAACCGCTGCAATGCCAAATGGAGAAGGGAATATGAAACTGCCACTCCAAAGAACGTGAATACTTCCCCCATCAATTTCCCTTTACTGCGCTATGCTGATGTGCTGCTGATGTATGCCGAAGCAGAGAACGAAGTGAATGGCCCAACCACTGAAGCATACAATGCCATCAATGCAGTAAGGAAAAGGGCATTCGGTCTTACACTGACCACGCCTCCGGATCCAGCAGTAGTATATGAGCTTACTCCCGGACTGGATGCAAGCGACTTCAGGGCTGCTGTTCGTATGGAACGCACACACGAGCTCGGCTTTGAGGCTTTAAGGAAATTCGACCTGATCCGCTGGGGTATCTATCTCAGCACCATGAACGTTCTCGGCGCACAGGTGAATGCCACTGCTCCCGCAGAATGGAAACTC
- a CDS encoding AGE family epimerase/isomerase, translating to MNGNTNSNMEKELVQEATTENFAFDPILYAAQYKSELLDNILPFWMEHSKDAVNGGYFTCLDRDGRVYDTDKFIWLQGRQVWCFAYMYKQIEQNPEWLAFAKHGADFLEKFGRDAEGNWYFSMTADGKPLIQPYNIFSDAFATMAFAAMDKADPNPRYKQIALDTFAHIIRRQHNWKGSYNKAYPGTRPLRNFSLPMILSNLSLEMEHILGAERVNSFIPTVIHDVMEVFYQPEHGLILENVNPDGSFSDSFEGRLINPGHAIEAMWFIMDLGERLGDKTLIRKAVNIMLNTLEYGWDKEFGGLYYFLDIKGNPTQQLEWDQKLWWVHVEALVALAKAYMHTGDAACAEWFNRVHAYTWKHFKDPEHGEWFGYLNRRGEAYLPLKGGKWKGCFHIPRALFQVWKTMEKIQQKNNAQ from the coding sequence ATGAACGGCAACACAAACAGTAATATGGAAAAAGAACTGGTGCAGGAAGCAACAACGGAGAATTTTGCCTTCGATCCTATCCTTTACGCAGCACAATACAAGAGTGAGCTCCTCGATAATATCCTTCCCTTCTGGATGGAACATAGCAAAGACGCCGTGAATGGCGGTTATTTCACCTGTCTCGATCGCGATGGTCGTGTATACGACACCGATAAATTCATCTGGCTCCAGGGCCGTCAGGTCTGGTGCTTCGCCTATATGTACAAGCAGATCGAACAAAACCCGGAATGGCTCGCCTTTGCAAAACATGGTGCTGATTTCCTGGAAAAGTTTGGTCGCGATGCAGAAGGCAACTGGTATTTTTCCATGACGGCAGACGGAAAGCCGCTGATCCAGCCCTATAATATTTTCAGCGATGCCTTTGCCACCATGGCCTTTGCAGCTATGGATAAAGCCGATCCAAACCCGCGATATAAACAAATTGCATTAGATACCTTTGCGCACATTATCCGCAGACAACACAACTGGAAAGGATCTTACAATAAAGCATATCCCGGAACAAGACCCCTCAGGAATTTCAGCCTTCCTATGATCCTGAGCAACCTTAGCCTCGAAATGGAACATATCCTGGGAGCAGAAAGGGTCAACAGCTTTATTCCAACAGTGATCCACGATGTGATGGAGGTTTTCTATCAACCTGAACATGGACTGATACTGGAGAATGTAAACCCGGACGGGAGCTTCTCAGACAGCTTCGAAGGAAGACTGATCAATCCTGGTCATGCTATCGAAGCCATGTGGTTCATCATGGACCTCGGTGAAAGACTGGGTGACAAAACGCTTATCCGCAAAGCTGTCAATATCATGCTCAACACCCTGGAATACGGGTGGGACAAGGAGTTCGGCGGACTTTATTATTTCCTTGATATCAAAGGTAATCCCACACAGCAACTGGAATGGGACCAGAAACTCTGGTGGGTGCATGTGGAAGCGCTGGTAGCATTGGCAAAAGCGTACATGCATACAGGTGATGCAGCCTGCGCTGAATGGTTCAACAGAGTGCATGCCTACACCTGGAAACATTTCAAAGACCCTGAGCATGGCGAATGGTTCGGTTATCTCAACAGGAGAGGAGAAGCTTATTTGCCGCTCAAAGGAGGAAAATGGAAAGGATGCTTCCATATACCAAGGGCCCTGTTCCAGGTTTGGAAGACGATGGAAAAGATTCAACAAAAAAACAACGCACAATGA
- a CDS encoding FAD-dependent oxidoreductase encodes MFVKKYTVVSALIFGMLFANAQQKLSTKVLVIGGGTGGTAAAIQAARMGVPVMLVEETPWLGGMLSAAGVSATDGNHRLPSGIWREFRGQLYKVYGGPAAVETGWVSNTQFEPSVADSILKAMAAPLKSLDIRFGWRFDRTIKKGNTITGARFINNKKQTLIISATVTIDATEMGDAFASAKVPYDLGMEAGSLTGETVGITETNDVVQDLTYVAILKDYGAAADCTIAKPAGYDPAEFDGACTDYYIDSTKPAPAVNSKTMLEYAKLPNNKYLLNWPKAGNDTYLNIVELTPEQRAKELEKAKATTWRFIYFIQHQLGYKNLGLTNDEFPTADRFALIPYYREGRRVKGIVRYTMRHLAEPFDYGEPLYRTSISVGDYPIDHHHKKNPSAPQHLEFYPVPSFSVPLGALIPEKTNGLIIAEKGISVSNVVNGTTRLQPCVLLTGQAAGVLAALTVQQRTTPAKVSVRAVQKGLLDAGAYLMPYIDVPYAHPHFAAIQRIGATGILKGTGIAYKWANQTWFYPDSVADANSFTKYWQQFTGKKPDQGNEVMTAFAVPEGFKETAPQPAKPVVKPLTIGDAASVLFEYLKQNSAAGDLKPAPISREDFNKRLSTAWTQWNLSNFNLTRAITRAELAVMIDHLANPFATEIDHKGYSRVK; translated from the coding sequence ATGTTTGTAAAGAAGTATACTGTAGTAAGCGCACTGATTTTTGGAATGCTATTTGCCAATGCCCAGCAGAAGCTCAGCACCAAAGTGCTGGTGATAGGAGGAGGGACCGGTGGAACAGCCGCAGCTATCCAGGCTGCGCGAATGGGCGTTCCCGTTATGCTGGTGGAAGAGACTCCCTGGCTGGGAGGCATGCTTTCCGCAGCAGGCGTATCCGCCACCGATGGCAATCACCGCCTGCCTTCCGGCATCTGGCGCGAATTCCGCGGGCAACTCTACAAAGTATATGGAGGTCCGGCAGCCGTTGAAACCGGCTGGGTGAGCAATACCCAGTTTGAGCCCAGCGTGGCCGACAGTATCCTCAAAGCAATGGCAGCACCACTCAAATCGCTCGATATCCGCTTTGGATGGCGATTTGACAGAACCATCAAAAAAGGCAATACCATCACCGGCGCCAGGTTCATCAACAACAAAAAACAAACGCTTATCATTTCTGCCACCGTTACCATCGACGCCACAGAAATGGGCGATGCTTTCGCCAGCGCCAAAGTTCCATATGATCTCGGCATGGAAGCAGGATCGCTCACCGGAGAAACAGTGGGCATTACTGAAACCAATGATGTGGTGCAGGACCTCACCTATGTTGCCATCCTGAAAGATTATGGCGCAGCGGCAGACTGCACCATCGCTAAACCTGCCGGATATGATCCCGCCGAATTCGATGGCGCCTGTACAGACTATTATATCGATTCCACCAAACCGGCGCCCGCCGTCAACAGCAAGACCATGCTGGAATACGCGAAACTGCCGAACAACAAATACCTGCTCAACTGGCCCAAGGCCGGTAACGACACTTACCTCAATATCGTGGAGCTGACGCCTGAACAGCGCGCCAAAGAACTGGAAAAAGCGAAAGCCACCACCTGGAGATTCATCTATTTTATCCAGCACCAGCTGGGGTATAAAAATCTCGGTCTCACCAATGATGAATTCCCCACAGCTGATCGTTTTGCACTCATTCCATACTATCGTGAAGGCAGACGTGTGAAGGGCATCGTTCGTTACACCATGCGCCACCTGGCCGAACCCTTCGACTATGGTGAACCGTTATACAGGACCAGTATTTCCGTTGGCGATTATCCCATCGATCATCACCACAAAAAAAATCCTTCTGCTCCGCAGCACCTGGAATTCTATCCGGTACCATCTTTCTCCGTTCCGCTGGGAGCACTGATCCCAGAGAAAACAAATGGACTGATCATTGCAGAAAAAGGCATCAGCGTGAGCAATGTAGTGAATGGCACTACACGCCTGCAACCCTGTGTATTACTTACCGGGCAGGCAGCCGGCGTACTGGCCGCGCTCACCGTGCAGCAACGCACCACGCCAGCCAAAGTAAGCGTACGCGCTGTACAGAAAGGGCTGCTCGATGCAGGCGCTTATCTCATGCCTTATATCGATGTACCTTATGCGCATCCGCATTTCGCTGCCATTCAGCGCATAGGCGCTACCGGTATCCTTAAAGGAACGGGTATCGCTTATAAATGGGCTAACCAGACCTGGTTCTACCCGGATTCAGTTGCCGATGCCAACAGCTTTACAAAATACTGGCAGCAGTTCACCGGCAAAAAACCTGACCAGGGTAATGAAGTGATGACTGCATTTGCCGTTCCCGAAGGCTTTAAAGAAACAGCTCCCCAACCTGCAAAACCAGTGGTAAAGCCTCTTACCATCGGCGATGCAGCATCCGTACTCTTCGAATACCTGAAACAAAACTCCGCTGCCGGCGATCTCAAACCGGCTCCAATATCCCGCGAAGACTTTAATAAGAGGCTTTCTACAGCCTGGACTCAATGGAACCTTTCCAATTTCAACCTTACCCGCGCCATTACCAGGGCTGAACTGGCTGTAATGATTGATCACCTGGCCAATCCCTTCGCAACAGAGATTGACCACAAAGGCTATTCCAGAGTAAAATGA
- a CDS encoding SusC/RagA family TonB-linked outer membrane protein, whose protein sequence is MKRTAYLLLLLLFSTQFVWAQAQAQPQQAKITGKVLGEDGEPLPGVSVMIKDSKTGTVTDDQGDYSISLPKLPGILVFTSAGYLSRDVNFTRAGNFTVNMSRDPQSLKDVVVVGYGQVRRKDLTGSVGSINIADLQKAPVKSFDEALAGRIAGVQVVSSEGKPGSSINVVIRGGNSVTQTNSPLYVIDGFPWEDPGSESANIINAIDPADIESIDILKDASATAIYGARGANGVVVITTKRGKAGKTKISYNTYYGWQESNKRLDVLSPYEFVKLQKEINPDLATTMYLAYTENGVKDTLPLDYYKNIKGIDWEEQIMRRAPMQSHHLSINGGNAKTKLAASGSYLGQDGIVLNSGFKRLQGRLAIDHEVNDKLKVGFNIAYSNSKTWGTPTSSSGYNNELNLLFSVWAYRPIALLNSNVDLLESPTDPEIEPSQEHRYNPIVTTQNELRQNFSENLVLNGYAEYAITRNLKFKTTGGYTRGITRGEVFNNSQSRGGNPSTNNKVNGGMTFYNNSSWLNENTLTWNRRFNADHNLTLLGGFTMQETRSSAFGAYAKLLPSEGLGLSGLDEGTPLSITSTSSVMSMASFLARANYTLFSKYLFTASFRADGSSRFIGSNTWGYFPSAAFAWRLGSEKWMKDIRFLSDAKLRASWGVTGNNAVGNFAAYAGYITPLDAGYSWGNQLNNGSYPSSMGNPNLKWEPTTQYDLGLDLEFFAGRLRFTTDVYRKTTPDLLLNASLPGNTGFSRQFKNMGKVRNEGLEFDLSGDIVKNKDFRWTSGVNISFNRNKVLALAEGEYSLLTSQYWGDDWVLIPGYIARLNSPVAQFYGQVWDGVYNYDDFDKIGDNYILKSTVPNNGQDRASIKPGHIKYKDLNGDNQIDNNDRTVIGNPLPIHTGGWSNNFAYKNFDLNVLFQWSYGNDIYNANTWALGTGYKFNTNQYAYYADRWSPENQDSKIPVAKGSLSKYYSTRMVEDGSFLRLKTVSLGYNFSPAILKKAKISAIRVYATAQNLITWTNYSGYDPEVSVRNSALTPGFDYSAYPRAKTMVFGLNATF, encoded by the coding sequence ATGAAACGTACAGCGTATCTGTTGTTGCTGCTATTGTTCTCCACGCAGTTCGTCTGGGCGCAGGCACAGGCCCAGCCACAACAGGCAAAGATCACAGGTAAAGTTCTCGGCGAAGATGGCGAGCCATTGCCGGGTGTATCTGTAATGATCAAAGACTCCAAAACCGGAACCGTAACTGACGACCAGGGTGATTACTCCATTTCACTCCCCAAACTGCCGGGCATACTGGTTTTCACCAGCGCCGGCTATTTATCAAGGGATGTGAATTTCACCAGGGCCGGAAACTTCACCGTGAATATGTCCAGGGATCCCCAGTCACTCAAAGATGTGGTGGTAGTGGGATACGGACAGGTTCGCCGGAAAGACCTCACGGGCTCTGTGGGCAGTATCAATATTGCCGATCTGCAGAAAGCTCCTGTGAAATCTTTCGATGAAGCGCTCGCAGGCCGCATCGCCGGTGTGCAGGTGGTTTCCTCAGAAGGTAAACCCGGTTCGTCTATCAACGTGGTGATCCGCGGTGGCAACTCCGTAACACAGACCAACAGCCCGCTGTACGTGATCGATGGGTTCCCCTGGGAAGATCCCGGTAGTGAGTCAGCCAATATCATCAATGCCATCGATCCCGCAGATATCGAATCCATCGATATCCTGAAAGATGCTTCCGCTACCGCTATCTACGGTGCCCGCGGCGCCAACGGGGTAGTGGTGATCACCACCAAACGAGGCAAAGCCGGTAAAACAAAGATCAGCTACAATACTTACTACGGCTGGCAGGAAAGCAATAAACGACTGGATGTACTGAGCCCTTACGAGTTCGTGAAACTGCAAAAAGAGATCAATCCTGATCTTGCCACCACTATGTATCTCGCTTATACAGAGAATGGCGTGAAAGACACATTGCCACTCGATTACTATAAGAACATCAAAGGGATCGACTGGGAAGAACAGATCATGCGCAGAGCGCCCATGCAAAGCCATCACCTCAGCATCAACGGAGGTAATGCAAAAACCAAGCTGGCCGCTTCGGGTAGCTATCTCGGTCAGGATGGTATTGTACTCAATTCCGGATTCAAAAGATTGCAGGGACGTTTGGCCATTGACCATGAAGTGAACGATAAACTAAAGGTTGGCTTCAACATCGCTTACTCCAACTCCAAAACCTGGGGTACACCTACTTCCTCTTCCGGTTACAATAATGAGCTCAACCTGCTCTTCAGCGTATGGGCTTACCGTCCCATCGCACTGCTCAACTCCAATGTGGACCTGCTGGAATCCCCTACAGATCCGGAGATCGAACCTTCACAGGAGCATCGATATAACCCCATCGTTACCACGCAGAATGAGTTGAGACAAAACTTCAGCGAAAATCTCGTTCTCAATGGGTATGCAGAATACGCCATCACCCGCAACCTGAAATTCAAAACCACTGGTGGTTATACAAGAGGCATCACACGCGGTGAAGTTTTCAATAACTCACAATCCCGTGGTGGTAACCCTTCCACCAACAACAAAGTGAATGGCGGAATGACATTCTACAATAATTCAAGCTGGCTGAATGAGAATACCCTTACATGGAACCGGCGCTTCAATGCAGACCATAATCTGACCCTCCTGGGAGGTTTTACCATGCAGGAAACCCGGAGCAGTGCCTTTGGCGCATATGCCAAACTGTTACCCAGTGAAGGTCTTGGTCTCAGCGGCCTCGATGAAGGTACTCCGCTTTCCATAACTTCCACGAGTTCAGTAATGAGCATGGCTTCATTCCTGGCCCGTGCCAACTATACGCTCTTCTCTAAATATTTATTCACCGCTTCATTCCGCGCAGATGGTTCCTCCCGATTCATCGGCAGCAATACATGGGGGTATTTCCCTTCTGCTGCCTTCGCCTGGAGACTCGGATCTGAAAAATGGATGAAGGATATCAGGTTCCTGTCAGATGCCAAGCTTCGCGCCAGCTGGGGTGTTACCGGCAACAACGCTGTTGGTAACTTCGCTGCATACGCCGGCTATATTACACCGTTAGATGCAGGGTATTCCTGGGGTAACCAGCTCAACAACGGCAGCTATCCCAGCAGCATGGGTAACCCCAACCTGAAATGGGAACCAACAACGCAATATGACCTCGGCCTCGATTTGGAATTCTTTGCTGGCCGCCTGAGATTCACCACCGACGTATACCGCAAGACTACTCCCGACCTGCTGCTGAATGCCAGCCTCCCCGGCAATACCGGTTTCAGCCGCCAGTTCAAGAACATGGGAAAAGTGAGGAACGAAGGTCTTGAATTCGACCTCTCCGGCGATATCGTTAAAAACAAGGATTTCCGCTGGACATCCGGTGTTAACATCTCTTTCAACCGTAACAAAGTGCTGGCACTTGCAGAAGGTGAATACTCCCTGCTCACTTCACAGTACTGGGGAGACGACTGGGTTTTGATCCCCGGTTATATCGCCCGCCTGAACAGTCCGGTTGCACAGTTCTACGGACAGGTTTGGGATGGTGTTTACAATTATGATGATTTCGATAAGATCGGCGACAACTATATCCTGAAATCAACTGTGCCCAACAACGGTCAGGACCGCGCCAGCATCAAACCAGGTCATATCAAATACAAAGATCTCAACGGAGATAACCAGATCGATAACAACGACCGCACCGTGATCGGCAACCCGCTGCCCATTCACACCGGTGGCTGGTCCAACAATTTCGCCTACAAGAATTTCGACCTGAACGTACTGTTCCAGTGGTCTTATGGCAACGACATCTACAATGCCAATACCTGGGCGCTTGGTACCGGTTACAAATTCAACACCAACCAGTATGCGTACTATGCAGACCGATGGAGCCCCGAGAACCAGGATTCAAAGATCCCTGTTGCCAAAGGCTCTCTGAGCAAGTACTATTCTACGCGCATGGTGGAAGACGGTTCATTCCTCCGTCTCAAGACCGTGAGCCTGGGTTACAACTTCTCACCGGCGATCCTGAAGAAAGCAAAGATCAGCGCCATCCGCGTGTACGCAACAGCGCAGAACCTGATCACCTGGACCAATTACAGCGGTTACGATCCTGAAGTATCTGTGCGCAACTCCGCACTCACACCAGGTTTCGATTACTCTGCTTACCCCAGGGCTAAAACAATGGTCTTTGGTCTGAATGCAACTTTCTAA
- a CDS encoding ROK family transcriptional regulator, whose amino-acid sequence MTTHSIFEVFSEENATGVAYKNKSLKRGIINHLDESGNSTITEMAQALNISVPKTTSLVNELIQDGLIRDHGKIDSTGGRRASMYGLVAESCYFIGVDVKHDYINIGLLDFKKNLVSSKMRVPYKLENTPASLQQLIQAIRSFIADQTIDTRNILAVCFNLSGRINTKSGYSYSYFHFNEEPLSAIMEKELGIRTFLENDSRAMAYGEFHDGIVHQERNVLFVNLDYGIGLGILIDGKVYYGKSGFGGEFGHIPVFSNEIICHCGKKGCLETEASGQALLRVFRESIGNGSTSSVMKNGKKVNDVRLADIMEAIRQEDVLSIELIAGIGEKIGRGLAVLINIFNPELVILGGTMAETGDYIRLPIRSALNKYSLSLVNNDTQVKLSKLGEKAGLIGGCLIARNNLLTAMNNQQD is encoded by the coding sequence ATGACCACTCACTCCATTTTTGAAGTTTTCTCAGAGGAAAATGCCACGGGAGTGGCGTATAAGAATAAATCGCTGAAACGCGGCATCATCAATCACCTGGATGAAAGCGGCAATTCCACAATTACAGAAATGGCGCAGGCGCTGAACATCAGCGTGCCGAAGACCACCAGCCTGGTGAATGAGCTGATACAGGATGGGCTGATCCGGGACCATGGCAAGATCGATTCCACGGGTGGCCGTCGTGCCAGCATGTATGGACTGGTTGCGGAAAGCTGTTACTTCATTGGCGTTGATGTAAAACATGATTATATCAATATCGGTCTGCTGGATTTCAAGAAGAACCTGGTGAGCAGTAAGATGCGTGTACCCTACAAACTGGAGAACACGCCGGCATCCTTACAGCAGCTGATCCAGGCGATCAGGAGTTTCATTGCAGACCAGACGATCGATACCAGGAATATCCTGGCAGTATGTTTCAACCTTTCAGGCCGTATCAATACAAAGAGCGGTTATAGTTACAGTTATTTCCACTTCAACGAAGAGCCGTTAAGCGCAATCATGGAAAAGGAACTGGGCATCCGCACTTTCCTGGAGAATGATTCACGTGCGATGGCCTATGGCGAATTCCACGATGGCATCGTGCACCAGGAAAGGAATGTACTTTTTGTGAACCTGGATTATGGTATCGGTCTTGGGATCCTCATCGATGGAAAAGTGTACTACGGAAAATCCGGATTCGGTGGTGAGTTCGGGCATATACCGGTGTTCAGCAACGAGATCATTTGTCATTGCGGAAAGAAAGGATGTTTGGAAACGGAAGCGTCCGGACAGGCCCTGCTGCGCGTTTTCAGGGAAAGCATTGGCAACGGGTCCACTTCTTCGGTGATGAAGAATGGAAAGAAAGTAAATGATGTGCGCCTGGCAGATATCATGGAAGCGATACGTCAGGAAGATGTGCTGAGCATCGAGCTGATAGCAGGGATCGGTGAAAAGATCGGTCGAGGGCTGGCAGTACTGATCAATATCTTCAACCCTGAGCTGGTGATACTCGGGGGCACGATGGCGGAAACGGGTGATTATATCCGTTTGCCGATACGAAGCGCGCTGAATAAATACTCACTCAGCCTGGTGAACAACGATACACAGGTAAAGCTCTCCAAACTCGGAGAGAAAGCGGGTTTGATCGGAGGATGCTTGATTGCGAGGAATAATTTACTGACAGCAATGAATAATCAGCAGGATTAA